The window GGCCCGCGGGCGGGCTTCACCGCGCTCCGCTGGGCGGCGGGGCGGTCGTTGCTGGCGTCGGGCGTCGGGGTGGTCGGCATGTCCATGGCTGCACCTGTTGCGCCGGCTCGGCCGGTCCTAAGGGAGCATATTAGTATATCAGTGCCGTGGCGCAAGCCGGAAATCACGGGGTCCGCAATCTCCGGCTTTTGCCTGGGATGAAGCGACGCTCAGTCGGTCGCCGTCACTCGGCGGGGGCGGGCTGGACCGGCAGGGGCTGCGCTTCGGTGTTCTCCTGGGCGGCCTTCTGGGCGGCCAGATAGCGCGGGGAGAGGACGCCGAACCGGCGGGCCCACCAAGCGGTCAGGATCGGGGTGAGCAGCGAGGTGACGACGACGCTGGTGGCGACCAGGGCGGTGGCGGCCGGGGCGCTCGGGGCGAAGCTCGGTTCGATGGAGGCGATGATCGGCGGGACGGTCACGGCCGCGCCGGCGGTGGAGGCGGCGCCGATGCCTGCGGTGCCGTTGCCCTTGGCCAGCAGGACGTCGGCGACGACCAGCGTGAAGCCGGTGATGGCGATGACCGAGAGGCCGAGGACGATGCCGAGCAGGCCGGTGTTCAGGATGACCGCGAAGTTCAGGTTGTTGCCGAGCGCGAAGGCGAAGAAGGGCACCATCACCGGCACGGCCTGACCGAAGAACTTGCGGAACTCCTGGTCCAGGTTGCCGAGCGCGAAGCCGATCAGGAAGGGCAGCAGGGCGCCGACCATGGTCTGCCAGGGGAAGGCGGCCAGACCGGCCAAACCCAGCGTCGCCATCGTCATGAAGGGACCGGATTCCAGGCACATCAGGCAGAAGGCGCCGGATTCCTCCTTGGTGCCGTACTGCTGCATCAGCGCCATGTACATGCCGCCGTTGGTGTCGTTCATGGCGGCGATGATCGCCAGCACCGACAGGCCGGTGAAGAAGCCCGAACTGACGCCCTCGTGCGGGATGAACCAGGAGGCGACGATGCCCATGGTGGCGGCGGTGAGGATCTTGACGGTGACGAGCACGCCGCTCTTGCGCAGGACCAGCGGGGTCGCCTTCAGGCTGATGCTGGCGCCGATGCAGAAGAACCAGACGGAGAGGATCGGCAGGGTGCCGGTGATAAGGCCGTTGGTGAAGGACCCGAAGAACTTGCCCGTGTTCGGCGCGAAGGTGTTCAGGCAGGCGCCAAGGAACAGGGGAAGGATCATCATCCCGCCGGGGATGCGGTCGATCCGGGATTTGATGTTCATAGTCGGTACTCCTGGGGCGGTCCGACTGGGCCGTCGATGAGGGTCGTCAAAGGGAGGCGCCCCCGCTGGAAGGACAAGGGGGGGCTGCTGCCGGTTGCGGCGTATGGAGGGGGAGCGTGCCGCGCATCCCCTGCGGTTGCGGCGCTGGTCCGGCGGCCTGTGAGCCTGTCCATGGATCGCGTCGTTGATGAAGTGAATACTAGTATATTAGTGTTGAAGGCAAGTCAGGAGAACTGCGTATCCCGCCGGTTGACACTCTGTCGCACGTCTTGCGGTGGTGGTTTGGCGGTGCCGCTCTCGTGCGCCGAACAACGTGCTTCGTGTCGGAAAGCGCAAGCGTGGCAGCGGCTTGCAACGCTTCGTGAACGCTGCGGTCAGCGGCTTCGATGCGCTGGGCAGCCCGCGTGGCGCGCGAAACATTGCGATGACTTGTCGTCGACCAGCCGGGCGGCTTCCCGGAAGAGGGCGGTGTGGCCGAACGCCTCGAAGCGCGTTGGCCGTCCGCTTTGAACCGTTGCCTGTCTGCCCGTTGGACAATTCACGAAATTGGGGGTGGGCTCAACGCGACCATCGCCCCTTCACACCGCCAGCCGTGCCTCGCCAACTCCGCGCCCGAACCCCGCATATCCCGGCGGTACCCGGCGCGCCGGCTGTGCCGGGGCAGGGTCTTCATGCTCGGGCGGGGCTTCGAACTTGTAGCCGCGTCCGTAGACGGTCTCGATGTAGCGGGCGCCGCCGGTGGCCTCGGCGATCTTCTTGCGCAGCTTGCAGATGTAGACGTCGATGACCTTGTCGAGCGGGTCGGCGCCGGACAGTCCGTAGACCTCGTCGTAGATGTGCTCCTTGGAGACGACGCGGCGGTGATGGGCGGCCAGAACGCCGAGGATGGCGTGCTCGCGCTGGCTCAGCCGCAGCCGCTCGCCGGCGACCTCCGGGTCGCGCCCGTCGAGGAAGACGGTGAGCTGCCCCACCCGCACCGCGTTGCTCAGCAAGCCGCGCGAGCGCCGGCGCGCCACCTCGATGCGCGCCCGCACCTCGGCGCTGACCACCGGCTTGACCAGCACGTCGTCGGCCCCGGCGTGGAGCAGTTCCACCGTCGTCGCCACGCAGCGCCGGTCGAGCAGGCAGAGGATCGCCGCCCCGACCTGATGCGCCCGCAGCGCCGCCACGCAGCGCGCCGGGTCGTCGACGCTGCCCAGGACGATGGCGTCGTAGCCCAGTCCGTCCGCCCCCTGGTCGCGCAGAAGCTCCTCCAGCCCGGCCCAGTCCTGGCGGTCATAGCGGATCTTCCCCATGCCGAGCTGACGGCCGAGCGCGTCGGCGATCAGGGGGTTCGGTTCAACCAGGACAGCACGCATGGGGTTCTCCGCAACATCGGATCGGCGAGGGCGATTGATTTGCTTTTTAGGAAAAGTCTTTTTCGCGCCTGCAAACATCATTCAAAAAACCAATCGAAATCCGTACTGTCAATCGTTGGTGTTAATACCTTGGCGAGAGGCGGGAGTCGGCGTTAAAGCGGTTTTAAAACCCGTTAACAAACTTGATTTTGGGAAATTTGCCGACGAAATCCCTAAAAATACAAAACGAATTCTCGGCAGTGCGTTTGCCGGACCGTCTCCCGGCCCTTAGCCTATGGAAAAAGGTTCCTGTGCGCGGCGCGCCGGACGCGCTACTGTGGCGCTGCAGGCCCGACTGTCAGGATAAGCCGCGATGACCGAGATGATGCCGCTCTCCAACGCCGAGGACACGCCGCCTCCGCCCGCGGCACCGGCCAAGCGGGCCACGCGTCAACGCGCGGCAAAGGCGCCGTCGGAGGAAACCACGCAACTCCTGCGCGTCTATGGCGATCAGGTGGCCACTCTGGGCGAACAGATCGCCAAGGCGGAGGCCGCGGCAGACAGCGAACGGGCGGAGCGGCTGCGGGTGATCGCCGAGCACGCCTCCGAGCGTGAACGCTGGCGCGAGGCCATCGGGCAGGTGGAGCGGGCGCGCTCCGGGGATGTCGGGACCCTCCAGGGCGACCGCGAGGCGGAACGCGACCGCATCAACCAACTCGTCGAGACGCTGATTGCCGAGACCTCGGCGCGCGAGCATGGCATGGCCCGCGCGCTTCAGGACGCGGAGGACCGGCTGTCCGCGGTGAACGCGGAGATCGCCGCCCTCCGTCTGTCCCACGCGGTGGCGCTGGACCGGCTCCAGGCCGACCGCGAGGCCGAGCGCAAGCGCATCGGCGACCTCGTGGAGCGGCTGATCGCCGACACGGAGGCGCGGGAGCGCGGCTTCCGCCAGCGCATCGAGGCGGCGGAACGCCGCAGCGAGGAGGCGCAGGCGGCCTTGGAGCAGGAGCGCCGGACCGGCGCGGAGCTGGAAAAGCGGCTGGAGCGGCTGACCGGCACGCTGGACGGCCTGCGCCGCGACCGCGAGGCCGAGGTCGCCGCCTACGAGGCGATGCGCGACCAGTGCCGCATTCTGGTGACCGAGCTGGCGCGGCGGCAGACCCCCTGGTGGTGGCGCCTGTTCCGGAGATGAGCGTCCGGCGCTGAGCGTCATTCGTCCTTTTTGTCGTCGCCGCCGCGGAAGGGCGCGGTCGCCACGTGGGCCGTCGCCGACACCACGTCGCCCGCGACGCTGACCGCGGACCCGGCGACGCTGGCCGCCGTATCCACCGTGGCGACCACCACACCGCAACCGGTCAGAAGCAAGGTCGTCGGGAAGAGCAGGACGGCGGCGGACAAGCCGGAGCGGGGCAGCCTGGAGCGGAAGAGGCCGGAGCGGGACAAGGAGGGGCGGGGCATGGTCTTCGGCCTTCGAAAGGGTGATGCCGCTCCACTATGCCCCGGACGCGCGATGGCGCGCCTGTGACCAAACGGCGGCGCTCATGCTGGCACGCCGCCGTATCGCCGCCAAGTGGTCCGTGCTTAAGGCAGCTTCTTGAAGACCATGCGCCGCATCGGCTGGTCGAAGGCGGTCATCCCCTCCGCGTCGATCCGCCCGCTGGCGGCGAAGCGGCGGCGGACCTCGGCTTCGACCGGAGGCAGGCGCTCGCGCCGCGCCGGGTCCACGGCGGTGACGTGGGTCAGGTAATGATCGGCGTCGCGGTAGCGCACCACTGTGCCGTAGACCGTCTCGTCCACCGCCTGCAGCGGCAGCGGCGGGTGCTTCAGCGTGTCGTAGGCCGCGGCGCGCACCTCCGTCTCGTCCTCGATGGGCAGGATGACTTCGAAATAGGCGCCGTCGGCGATGGGCTCGACCACCACCAGCGTGCCGCCGGGCTTCAGGACCCGCGCCGCCTCGGCCATCGCGTCGGCCATGACCGCCACCGGCAGGTGGTGGAAGCTGTTGGAGTAGACGACGGCGTCCACCGACGCGTCTTCCAGCGGCAGGGCTTCCCCCTTGCCGACGCGGTAGTCGGCGCCGGCCACCGGCTCCGCCTTGCGGGCGCGGGCGAGCTGGCCCTCGCTGATCTCGATGCCGATGGCCCGGGCGCCGAGGCCCGCGAAGTGGCGGGTCAGCGACCCGTCGCCGCAGCCGACATCCACCACGGTCCGGTCCCGCGGGTCCAGAACCTCGGCCAGGGCGTCCTTCAGGGTCATCGTCGTCATGGTGCGTTTCCGTTTTTCTTGATGGTTGGCAAGTGTTAAGGCGGGTCAGGGCGCGGCGTTCAGCGTCCGCCGGAAATAGTCGAGGACCTCGTCGTTCAGCCGCGCGTGGAAGGCGGCGCGGTCGAATCCCGGCGGGTCCTGCACCGTCGCGCCGAAGCGGGCGGCGGCGCTGGCCGGGACCGGCGTCAGGAAGGCGTAGTGGCCGGCGCCGGGGACGAGGTCGTACTCCGGCGGCCGGGGCAGCAGGCCGCGCACCCGCGCCACCTGGAGGGCGCCCCTCTCGTCGCCCTTCTCCGCCTCGTAGAGCCGGATCGGAACGGTGACGCGGGACAGCGCGCCGTCCCCGAACAGCGCGCCGACCGGGTCCATCAGCAGCAGCGAGCGGATGCGGGAATCGGTGGCGGCCTCCAAACGCTTCGGCGTGGCCGCGACGGTGGTCTTGGCGCCCGCCGGGCAGAGGCTGCGGTTGTCTGGATGGGCAGCGCAGACCTGGGCCAGCCGCCCCGGATCGGCAACCCCGCCCGCCGCCGCCAGCGCGGCATGGCCACCCGCCGCGTAGCCGAGCACGCCGATGCGCTGCCGGTCCACCCGAAAGCCCATGGGCGAGGAGTCCAGCACGGCGTCCAGCGCCGCGCGGAGCTGCAACGGCAATTCCGGCCACAGCGGCACGGTTCCAATCCGGTCGCCCTTGCCGGCCCTGGAATCCGCGTCCGGTTCCATGCCGCCGAGATGGGTCACGATGGCGGTCATCATCCCGCGGCGCGCCAGGAACAGGGCGACGCTGACCATCGCCAGCCCGTTGCGCGACGGCCCCTGGGTCATCATCACCAGCGGCATGGAATTCAGCGCCGGCCCGCCCTCCGGGGCGACGTTCAGGTGATAGGGGCCGCGCCGGATCGGCTGGACGGGATCGCGCGTGGGATAGAGCAGCAGGATCGGCACGGACTTGCCGGTGCCCGGATCGGCGTAGGCGATCTGCGACACCGCCGCCCGGAACTGGGCCGGCGTTTCCGCCCGCGCGGGCAGGACCGGGAGCAGCCCGGTCATCACAAGAGCCAGAACCCACCGCCGTGTTCGCGGACTCATCGCAACCCCTCCGGCATCACGTCTCGAAGCCTTCCCCGCTTTGGGGGAGTGTGGCCGTCTTGCTAGTCGAACGGCAAGAGCGTCGTGCTTTCCCTGAACAATGGGGGCGGCAAATCATGGCGCCTTGCCAAGAAACGGGCCGCCCTGTACCACGGCGATAAGCCCAGCGAACCGCCAAGGCACAGGTCGGCCCGTCCCATGTTCGACAGCTTCCTTCTCGCCTTCACGGCGCTGTTCTCGATCGTCAACCCCATCGCCATGGCGCTGATCTTCAGCCAGGTGACGGCGGAGCGCAGCCCGAAGGAGCGGGCGCAGCTCGCCACGCTGGTCGCCGTCTATTCGGCCATCGTCATGCTGACCGCCCTGTGGGCGGGGTCCTATGTGCTGAACTTCTTCGGCATCTCGCTGGCGGCGCTGCGGATCGCCGGCGGCTTCGTGGTGGCGGAGCGCGCCTGGGCGCTGCTGAGCGCGCCGGAAGCCCACGAGGCCCGCAAGCAGGAGCAGGCCGCGCCGGCGGAGGAGGCCGGGGACTCCGATGTCGGGGAATCGGCCTTCTTCCCGCTGACCATCCCCTTCACCACCGGCCCCGGCACCATTTCCGTCGCCATCGCGCTCGGCGCCACCCGCCCCAGGGGGACCGAAGGGCTCACAGAGTTCTTCATCGGCGTGTCGGCGGCGGCGCTGGCCATCGCGCTGCTGATCTGGCTGTCCTACCGCTCCGCCGACCGGTTGGTGGCGCTGCTCGGCCACACCCGCGCCCGCGTGCTGACGCGGCTGTTCGCCTTCCTGCTGTTCTGCGTCGGCGTCCAGATCCTGCTGACCGGCCTTCTGGACGCCTTCCCCGTGCTGGCCTCGGGGCGTTGAGCCTGACTCAGCGGGCGCGGCCCACGCGTTGGCGGGCCATGCGGTCGGCCACGGCGGCGGTCGGTTTGCGCTCCATGTCGGCGCGGGCAAAGATCTCCGTCAGCGTGTCGGCGATCCGCTCGATGTGGCCCATCACGCGGCCATGATCGTAACCGGCGCGCTCGTGGTAGACGTCGATCACCCCGCCGGCGTTGATGACGTAGTCGGGGGCATAGAGGATGCCGCGGTCGGCCAGCGCCTGTCCGTGCCGGGCCTCGGCGAGCTGGTTGTTGGCCGCCCCGGCGACGACCGGGCAGGTCAGGCGCGGGATCGTGCCGTCGTTGAGGACGGCGCCCAGCGCGCAGGGGGCGAACACGTCCACCTCCAGATCGAAGATGGCGTCGGCGGACACCGGCGTGGCGCCGACGCGGTCGGCCACGCGGCGGGCCTGCGCCTCGTCGATGTCGGCGACCCACAGCCGCGCCCCGGCCTCGGCCAGATAGCGGGCGAGATGCCCGCCGACGCTGCCCACGCCCTGGATGGCGACGGTCAACCCTTCCAGGTCGGTGCGGTGCAGGCGGTGGAGCACCGCCGCGCGAAGCCCGACGAAGACGCCGTAGGCGGTTGAGGGAGAAGGGTCGCCGCTGCGCGTGCCGCCGCTCGCGGTCGCCTTCTCGACCACGCCGGAGACATGGGCGGTCTCCAGCGCCATGGTCTTGATGTCGGGCACCCCGGTGCCGGAATCCTCGGCGACGATGTAGCGTCCGCCCAGCCGTTCGACGTGGCGGCCCATGGCGCGCAGCAGCGCCTCGCTCTTGTCGGTGCGCGGGTTGCCGATGATGACCGAC is drawn from Azospirillum brasilense and contains these coding sequences:
- the kdgT gene encoding 2-keto-3-deoxygluconate transporter; the protein is MNIKSRIDRIPGGMMILPLFLGACLNTFAPNTGKFFGSFTNGLITGTLPILSVWFFCIGASISLKATPLVLRKSGVLVTVKILTAATMGIVASWFIPHEGVSSGFFTGLSVLAIIAAMNDTNGGMYMALMQQYGTKEESGAFCLMCLESGPFMTMATLGLAGLAAFPWQTMVGALLPFLIGFALGNLDQEFRKFFGQAVPVMVPFFAFALGNNLNFAVILNTGLLGIVLGLSVIAITGFTLVVADVLLAKGNGTAGIGAASTAGAAVTVPPIIASIEPSFAPSAPAATALVATSVVVTSLLTPILTAWWARRFGVLSPRYLAAQKAAQENTEAQPLPVQPAPAE
- a CDS encoding response regulator transcription factor yields the protein MRAVLVEPNPLIADALGRQLGMGKIRYDRQDWAGLEELLRDQGADGLGYDAIVLGSVDDPARCVAALRAHQVGAAILCLLDRRCVATTVELLHAGADDVLVKPVVSAEVRARIEVARRRSRGLLSNAVRVGQLTVFLDGRDPEVAGERLRLSQREHAILGVLAAHHRRVVSKEHIYDEVYGLSGADPLDKVIDVYICKLRKKIAEATGGARYIETVYGRGYKFEAPPEHEDPAPAQPARRVPPGYAGFGRGVGEARLAV
- a CDS encoding class I SAM-dependent methyltransferase; translation: MTTMTLKDALAEVLDPRDRTVVDVGCGDGSLTRHFAGLGARAIGIEISEGQLARARKAEPVAGADYRVGKGEALPLEDASVDAVVYSNSFHHLPVAVMADAMAEAARVLKPGGTLVVVEPIADGAYFEVILPIEDETEVRAAAYDTLKHPPLPLQAVDETVYGTVVRYRDADHYLTHVTAVDPARRERLPPVEAEVRRRFAASGRIDAEGMTAFDQPMRRMVFKKLP
- a CDS encoding alpha/beta hydrolase family protein, which codes for MTGLLPVLPARAETPAQFRAAVSQIAYADPGTGKSVPILLLYPTRDPVQPIRRGPYHLNVAPEGGPALNSMPLVMMTQGPSRNGLAMVSVALFLARRGMMTAIVTHLGGMEPDADSRAGKGDRIGTVPLWPELPLQLRAALDAVLDSSPMGFRVDRQRIGVLGYAAGGHAALAAAGGVADPGRLAQVCAAHPDNRSLCPAGAKTTVAATPKRLEAATDSRIRSLLLMDPVGALFGDGALSRVTVPIRLYEAEKGDERGALQVARVRGLLPRPPEYDLVPGAGHYAFLTPVPASAAARFGATVQDPPGFDRAAFHARLNDEVLDYFRRTLNAAP
- a CDS encoding MarC family protein — protein: MFDSFLLAFTALFSIVNPIAMALIFSQVTAERSPKERAQLATLVAVYSAIVMLTALWAGSYVLNFFGISLAALRIAGGFVVAERAWALLSAPEAHEARKQEQAAPAEEAGDSDVGESAFFPLTIPFTTGPGTISVAIALGATRPRGTEGLTEFFIGVSAAALAIALLIWLSYRSADRLVALLGHTRARVLTRLFAFLLFCVGVQILLTGLLDAFPVLASGR
- a CDS encoding Glu/Leu/Phe/Val dehydrogenase dimerization domain-containing protein, with product MPLFDHPDFDDHEQVVFCSDAASGLRAIVAIHDTALGPALGGCRMWPYASDEEALRDVLRLSRGMTYKSALAGLPLGGGKSVIIGNPRTDKSEALLRAMGRHVERLGGRYIVAEDSGTGVPDIKTMALETAHVSGVVEKATASGGTRSGDPSPSTAYGVFVGLRAAVLHRLHRTDLEGLTVAIQGVGSVGGHLARYLAEAGARLWVADIDEAQARRVADRVGATPVSADAIFDLEVDVFAPCALGAVLNDGTIPRLTCPVVAGAANNQLAEARHGQALADRGILYAPDYVINAGGVIDVYHERAGYDHGRVMGHIERIADTLTEIFARADMERKPTAAVADRMARQRVGRAR